ATTAGTGCTTACGCACCAACTCTGGATGCCGAACACGGCATCAAAGAGTCCTTCTACCTGGAACATGACTCCATCATACAGAAAACTCCAGCAACAGATAAAGTCATTCTCCTGGGAGATTTCAATGAAAGAGTGGGCACAGAACACCTGGTTCGGAAGGCAGTTATTGGCCAACACGGAGTGGGGAAAATGAACACTAATGGGCTTCGGCTCCAAACAACCTGACAACACCCCCGCTCAAAGCACTGGCCTGGACTACGTAATTGTCCGGCAAAGAGACAAACGGGATGTTCTTTCCACCAGAGTCATGCGCGGAGCCCAGTGCTGGACCGATCACCTCATGGTCAGGACCAAACTCCTCATGACCATCCAACCCCGTCGTCCAAGGACAGCCCCAAACCGGAAACTCAACTGCACAGCACTAAACAGCTCCACCACCATAGGCAACCTCCGACAGCACCTTGCAAGCAACCTTGATCAGATCTCTGAGGAATCCACTGACTGGCCATCTCTGCGCGATGCCATCCATAGCGCAGCCTCAGTGGCGCTTGGTGCAGAAGGCTAACAAGGTCCCGAACCTTGCAGACTGCAACAACACCCAGGGCTTTTATGATGGCATCAAAGCCCTATATGGCCCAAAGAAGCGGACACTTGCCCCTGTCTGCTCAGCTGATGGAATCACTTTTTTAAAAGGACCGTCACGAGATCCTTGGCCGTTGGGCAAATCACTTTGAGACTCTCCGCAACCACACCAATCCTGTTGACCTCCACATCCTGGATGGACTCCCAGACCTGCCTCCAATCATGCACCTTGACATCCCAGCAGGTTTTTAAGCATGGCGGATATCTTCTTACACGTCGCCTGCACTTCTTCATTTCACGCATGTGGGAACATGAGACCCTCCCACAGGACTGGAAGGATGCCAACATTGTGGTCATCTACAAGAACAAAGGTGACAAGCAGCCTGTGGGAACAGCCATGGAATTTCCCTTCTTTCCACCGCAGGGAAAGTGCTGGCAAAGATCATGCTCAATAGACTCGAGGAGCACATCTCGGAAGCTGCTCTCCtctctctcagtcgtcctcagacgagcttccatcggagtctccaatcattccggttctccatacaccTGGCCAGCTCCGTAGAGTTTTCAGCTCCCGCATCTTTCTCCAGGATGTCCAAGTAAGTTAGCGTGGGACGTCCTCGCGATCGATGCCCGTGCGTTGGTTCCCATAGGACCAGCCTGCTGGCTGGGAGCACCCGATGTCTGTGGCAGCCATACAGGAGGACAGACTCCACAGTGGCGTGGAATAGACTCAGCTTTATGTGTCGGGGGAGATTCGAGCACCACACTCTTGACATACTGTTCAGGACCCTCCACGCTAGTGCCTTCCTGACCTTAAGGTCTTGTTCTGTGGAGTTCATTCAGAAACCCAAGAATTTCAAGTAATTAATCTCTCGCAGAGCGTTGCCATCTGATGTTGTTATTGGCGGGTGGTCCATGTGTGGGTTATAGGTGATTACCTCAGTCTTCTTTGCGTTCAATCTGAGGCCAACCCTGGCACATTCCACCTCCACTCTGTTCAGGAGTTCCTGTGCCTGCTCCACGCTTTCAGCCAACAGGCAGATGTCATCTGCATAGTCTAGGTCTGCCAGGGCTACAGCAGGGGTTCTTCTAGACCTTCTTGGTGTAATTGTGAAGCCAAGCTCCTGCTCTCGCCCGTTGATGACTTTCCTGAGCGCGTAGTCCAGAGCTATGATAAAGAGGAAGGGGGCGAGAGTCTCCCTGCTGCACCTCTGCCAGGATTTCAAACTCCATGCCATCTGGGGTTACCACCTTGGCTCTTGTGCCCTTGTTcattgttagcagctaacaagctaagctaaccagctgctatggaagtagaattgtctcacatcaacttatatatatcaatatattaatacatatccatccatcttcttccgcttatccgaggtcgggtcgcgggggcagcagcctaagcagggaagcccagacttccctctccccagccacttcgtccagctcctcttgggggatcccgaggcgtttccaggccagccgggagacatagtcttcccaacgtgtcctgggtcttccccgtggcctcctaccggtcggacgtgccctaaacacctcccgagggaggcgatcgggtggcatcctgaccagatgcccgaaccacctcatctggctcctctcgatgtggaggagcagcggctttactttgagctcctcccggatgacagagcttctcaccctatctctaagggagagccctgccacccggcggaggaaactcatttcggccgcttgtacccgtgatcttgtcctttcggtcataacccaaagctcatgaccataggtgaggacgggaacgtagatcgaccgggagatcgagagctttgccttccggctcagctccttcttcaccacaacggatcgatacagcgtccgcattactgaagacgccgcaccgatccgcctgtcgatctcacgatccactcttccctcactcgtgaacaagactccgaggtacttgaactcctccacttggggcaagatctcctctccaacccggagatggcattccacccttttccgggcgagaaccatggactcggacttcgaGGTGCTGATAATACATatccatatattaataaatatacaaatacaaatgtgatatataaataaataaattatttgtataaataaacaacttaatatatatgtaaatatatttttgcgaTTTGAAAATATGTACAaattacatttataaatataaaaatgtgacatacaaataaatcaagaatatgtATCAACGTATAtctgtaaatatttttttgagatttgaataaaaatatgcttgatttttaatttgtattgaatttgcatatgtggactgcttttttgcttttgtgtcgatgagacattcctcccacaaaccaaatgcacaaataaatgtgacctacacactcccctgaacaaccagcagagggcactgcagccagagcggtctggggacatacatataaaacaatcacaacaCAATCATCATATTACGAAATAGAGTAAAAAAGATAATTAATAATatggattatagagacccaacaaatgattcataaagtcaaacattttaaaattttatgAATGACAActgttcaaatgatgtataaaataaataaaaacatgcttCCTGAAGTgatccagaagatgtttcagatgtgaaccagtaaataaTCTAATCTATAGGATCATTaacaatttgaaataaaaatatgtaccaaTTCCATATTTCAAACACCTATAAAAACACTTATGAATAAGTCTAAAATtgtcttataaatatatatacacataaaatgttcattgtatgtaaaatatgtattgtactgtttaCTCTCACCTTTTCAGTCATTGTTCTGTTCAATgtttaatacaaaccctgtttccatatgagttggaaaattgtgttagatgtaaatataaacggaatacaatgatttgcaaatccttttcaacccatattcagttgaatatttgatatatatatatttgatgttcaaactgataaacattttttttttgtgcaaattatcattaactttagaatttgatgccagcaacacgtgacaaagaagttaggaaaggtggcgataaatactgataaagttgaggaatgctcatcaaacacttatttggaacatcccacaggtgaacaggcaaattgggaacaggtgggtgccatgattgggtataaaagtagattccatgaaatgctcagtcattcacaaacaaggatggggcgagggtcaccaaaaacaaatgcgtgggcaaattgttgaacagtttaagaaaaacctttctcaaccagctattgcaatgaattgagggatttcaccatctacggtccgtaatatcatcaaagggttcagagaatctggaaaaatcactgcatgtaagcagctaagcccgtgaccttcgatccctcaggctgtactgcatcaacaagacacatcagtgtgtaaaggatatcaccacatgcgctcaggaacactttagaaacccactgtcagtaactacagttggtcgctacatctgtaagtgaaagttaaaactctgctatgcaaggcgaaaaccgttttatcaacaacacccagaaacgccgtcggcttcgctgggcctgagctcatctaagatggattgatacaaagtagaaaagtgttctgtggtctgacgagtccacatgtttggaaactgtggacgtcgtgtcctccggaccagagaggaaaagaaccatccggattgttataggcgcaaagttgaaaagccagcatgtgtgatggtatgggggtgtattagtgcccaagacatgggtaacttacacatctgtgaaggcgctattaatgctgaaaggtacatacaggttttggagcaacatatgttgccatccaagcaacgttaccatggacgcccctgcttatttcagcaagacaatgccaagccacgtgttacatcaacgtggcttcatagtaaaggagtgcgggtactagactggcctgcctgtagtccagacctgtctcccattgaaaatgtgtggcgcattatgaagcctaaaatagcacaacagagacccccggactgttgaacaacttaagctgtacatcaagcaagaatgggaaagaattccatctgagaagcttcaaaaatgtgtctcctcagttcccaaacgtttactgagtgttgttaaaaggaaaggccatgtaacacagtggtgaacatgccctttcccaactactttggcacgtgttgcagccatgaaattctaagttaattattatttgcaaaaaaaatttaaaaaaatgagtttgaacatcaaatatgttgtctttgtagtgcgttcaattgaatatgggttgaaacggatttgcaaatcattgtattccgtttatatttacatcttacacaattttccaactcatatggaaacagggtttgtaaaagtaCGCAATGTTGCACATTAAtgcatgtacttgactgaaaaaaaagcactaatataaaatatttaatatacaAATGTAGAAGCATACCAAAAAGattgttacacaaacaacaatgtcacacatgttatatgtgctgatgttgttagaaagtccaaattaaagtcttgacagtttatttcaaatcctgctgctgctgttctcaccagcacacggGTGTTTGTCAAGCTGGTACTtataagagaatctttcaccacacacactgcaactcaacactttctctcctgtgtgtcttctcatgtgtgctACAAGGTTTGATGGGTCACAAAAGCATCTGTTGCAGATTGAACAGgagaaaggtttttcaccagtgtgtgttctcatgtgtactttcaaaatgTTACTTTGTGCAAAACATTTGCCACAGATTGAACATatgaaaggtttctctccagtgtgtgttttcatgtgtactttcaagcaCCGACttcgtgtaaaacctttaccacaggttgaacaggaaaaaggtttttctccagtgtgtattcttctGTGTTTTTCCATGTATGaattttgtgtaaaacctttaccacagattgaacatgaaaaaggtttttcaccagtgtgtgttctcatgtgtactttcaaattatGACTTAgtacaaaacctttactacagattaAACATATAAAagatttttctccagtgtgtgacaTTGTGTGTTTTTTCAAACTCTGActgtgtgtaaaacctttaccgcatattgaacagataaaaggtttttctccagtgtgtgttctcatgtgtactttcaaatgttgacctagaacaaaacctttactacagattgaacagataaaaggtttttctccggtgtgtattctcatgtgtcttttcagataACAATGGTTTTTgaaggttttgtcacagtgagaacatttgaagtgagtgttgtcagtgtgacatgtcttatcatctttagagtcttcatcatcagtgtcaggagagtgtgacgttgtgtcctcactatctgatagtggagctaagagcttgtctgcttgtgatcctccacagtggtctccatcagcttctgttgtcatgtgttgtgttgagctgctgctcttctcctcacttttacctttgacctcatcatcttcactcttcacagggacaccagtcactgggaactccaccagtccttcaatatgctctccctcctgactgatgctgtgttcctcctcttcctctttaatgtgcagCGGCTcttggtcctcctcttcctccttaaagtgaggggtcagtgggtcatcctcttcctttttaatgtgagGGGTCAGCCCATTCTGTAGCTCCTTATAACgaggggtcagtgggtcctcctcttcattTTTGATGTGTAAGATCAGTGGGTCCTCCGCTTGCCCTTTAATGTGAAGGGTCAGTCTAACACTATGGGTCTGTGGTACCTCTTCTTCCTCATGTATGTGGGGGGACTGTGGTTCCTCCTCCTGCTCATGAGGTAGAAGTTCTTCTTTGACGTCTGCGGGACACGAGAAAACAAACATTCTTTAGAAAATCCCagctttgctcagtcacatgagacATTGTCCTGCACCAACAATCTCATCAGTTTCCCCTCACAGCATTCAGGGTACTTCCAGCTGACACatgaaaactcacatagatacaatattgcatgcatttttagacataatgcatgtttggttttggagttatgtttatataactttcatatttagtatgacagttataccatcatattgtgtaaaaagaaactaacttgtgtctttataaaccttacgaattatttttttcccagtaaaactcacatagatacatttctccaggcattattagccatttagcatgattggtttaggagttatatttaaataactgtcataatgtgtgtggcagttatactgtcattatgagtaaaacctattttttgtatttgtaaaccttaccaaaatacctgattaaagttaaagttaaagtaccaatgattgtcacacacacactaggtgtggcgaaattattctctgtatttgacccatcacccttgatcaccccctgggaggtgaggggagcagtgggcagcagcggtggccgcgcccgggaataatttttggtgatttaacccccaattccaacccttgatactgagtgccaagcagggaggtaatgggtcccatttttatagtctttggtatgactcggccggggtttgaacccacaacctaccgatctcagggcggacactctaaccactaggccactgagtaggtttttctgataaaactcacatatattcaatattacaggcatttttagacggattgcatgtttggttttcgagttttgttttggagttatgtttatataacttttatatttagtttgacagttataccgtcatattgagtaaaaaaaaactaacttgtgtctttgcaaactatacaaaagatcattattctagtaaaactaacaaagatacatttctccaggtttattagccattttgcatgtgtcgtttatgagttatgtttaaactactgtcagattgaatgtgacagtttactgtcatagacCTTCAGGGGAATGCCTTCCCAGGCCAACGTCCAATCCACCTTATCATCAAAACATCCTAAAAGTCATTCCTGCAATCCTTAACGGTAGACGCCATATGTGAAAGTGTGCTGTTCTCCCTCTGAATAAGTCATACACACACAGTAAATAATGTACCACATGCCAGCCTCCACGCAGTAGTACTAGTGATGAGCTCCTCCTGCTGGTGGACAATAATTACTGTCATTTTCACATTCATCTTTAGAGACATGTCTGCTCTAAAAAAGCATGAGCACAGTCAACATGTTGGCCGAAAAACATCTATTTTGCTTTCATTTAGATAGCGTCGCCACAGTTAATCTGGGAAGAAGTAATCAGATTACTGACTACTCCTTCAAAAGATAACTTgcttaccttaaaggggaacattatcacaatttcagaagggttaaaaccattaaaaatcagttcccagtggcttattatatttttcgaagtttttttcaaaattttacacatcacgcaatatccctaaaaaaagcttcaaagtgcctgattttaaccatcgttatatacacccgtccattttcctgtgacgtcacatagtgatgccaacacaaacaaacatggcgcatagaacagcaagctatagcgacattagctcggattcagactcggatttcagcggcttaagcgattcaacagattaggcatgtattgaaacggatggttgtagtgtggaggcaggtagcgaaaacgaaattgaagaagaaactgaagctattgagccatatcggtttgaaccgtatgcaagcgaaaccgacgaaaacgacacgacagccagcgacacgggagaaagcgaggaccaattcggcgatcgccttctaaccaacgattggtatgtgtttgtttggcattaaaggaaactaacaactatgaactaggtttacagcatatgaaatacatttggcaacaacatgcactttgagagtgcagacagcccaattttcatcaattaatatattctgtagacataccctcatccgctctcttttcctgaaagctgatttgtccagttttggagttgatgtcagcaggccagggaagctagggtcgatatttttctcttgatcatcttcggtggcataagggacggtgtgagccaagacatccagggggtttagctcgctcgtctgcgggaacaaactgccgccattgcttgccgtgctaccaaggtcctttgtccctgaattgctcacacactccggcagattcaatgggggtctggtggcagatttctttgactttatcgttggaaatgcatctgctttgagtgtcgcaggatatccacacattct
The sequence above is drawn from the Nerophis lumbriciformis linkage group LG33, RoL_Nlum_v2.1, whole genome shotgun sequence genome and encodes:
- the LOC140677481 gene encoding uncharacterized protein, which translates into the protein MDIQKPLHIKEEKGDPQPPHIKEEEEEVLITQEEECLLGQEEDDLTKFPLTVVSVKTEEHEDKPPESSQLHHSPDVKEELLPHEQEEEPQSPHIHEEEEVPQTHSVRLTLHIKGQAEDPLILHIKNEEEDPLTPRYKELQNGLTPHIKKEEDDPLTPHFKEEEEDQEPLHIKEEEEEHSISQEGEHIEGLVEFPVTGVPVKSEDDEVKGKSEEKSSSSTQHMTTEADGDHCGGSQADKLLAPLSDSEDTTSHSPDTDDEDSKDDKTCHTDNTHFKCSHCDKTFKNHCYLKRHMRIHTGEKPFICSICSKGFVLGQHLKVHMRTHTGEKPFICSICGKGFTHSQSLKKHTMSHTGEKSFICLICSKGFVLSHNLKVHMRTHTGEKPFSCSICGKGFTQNSYMEKHRRIHTGEKPFSCSTCGKGFTRSRCLKVHMKTHTGEKPFICSICGKCFAQSNILKVHMRTHTGEKPFSCSICNRCFCDPSNLVAHMRRHTGEKVLSCSVCGERFSYKYQLDKHPCAGENSSSRI